The following nucleotide sequence is from Aneurinibacillus soli.
TCTCGGAAGAAGAAGTTAGCCAAATCAAAGACCGCATGCAAGTAGAAGATAACGATCTGATTCTGTTTGTTGCCGACAAAGCAAAAGTTGTCGCAGATTCCCTTGGTGCGCTTCGCCTGAAGTTTGGTAAAGAGCTCGGTCTGATTGATGAGAGCAAATTTGCCTTTGCTTGGGTTGTGGACTTCCCGCTGCTTGAATGGGATGAAGATGCGAAGCGCTATGTAGCTCTGCACCACCCGTTCACACGCCCGCGTCCAGAAGATGTGGAGCTGTTCGATAGCGAGCCAGGTCAAATTCGTGCGCAAGCGTACGACATGGTGCTCAACGGCTATGAAATCGGCGGCGGAAGCATGCGGATTTACAAGCGTGATGTACAGGAAAAAATGTTCAAAGCACTCGGCTTCAGTCAGGAAGAAGCGCAAGAGCAATTCGGCTTCTTGCTCGACGCATTCGAATACGGCACACCGCCGCACGGTGGAATGGCATTCGGTCTCGACCGCATTGTGATGATTCTCGCTAACCGTACAAGCTTGCGTGACACCATTGCCTTCCCGAAAACAGCAAGCGCACGCGATATTATGACCGATGCACCAGGAACAGTCGATACGAAGCAGCTAGAAGAACTCTCGATTCGTGTATCGATGCCGAAAAAAGAAACAAAATAAAAATTGGGTCAAAGCTACCGCTTGAAATCGCTTTCTTTTTTGTGTAAGATAGAAACACAAACAGCATAGAGCCCTGCAATGTACGTGAATGCCCGATTGTTTTGTACCAACAGAGTTATTACGGGAGATCGGAGTTCCGGTAAGGCACAGATGCCGCCACCAAGTAGCGGACCTGCAAGCTACCGGGTAGATTGCCCACCTGCGCGAGCAGGTTCAAAACACCGGCGCACGGCATTTTGGGGCTCTTTGCTTGCGTAGCAATCGAACGTTCGGCCCGCAGACAGTCTTTGTCATGCGGGCTTTTTTATGTATGATTTGGATTAGGTACATAATACAAGTAGACGTATATTGATATAGACAAAGGAGAATTGTATGCTGCACCAATTTTCACGAACAGAACTCGTCGTTGGACGCGAAGGACTTGAGATGTTTAAAAACAGCACGGTTGCTGTGCTTGGAGCAGGTGGTGTTGGCTCGTTTACCATGGAATCACTGGCTCGTACTGGCATCGGCAAGCTGATTTTAGTTGATAAAGATGATGTAGATATTACGAATTGCAACCGTCAGCTTCCAGCTACGTTAGAAACAGTCGGTCAGGAGAAGGTTGAAGTCATGAAGCAGCGCATTGCGGCGATTAACCCGGAATGTGAAGTCGTAACGCTTAAAATGTTTTATAATGAAGAGACGTATGAGCAGTTGTTTGCACACAAGATTGACTATGTAGCAGATGCAATCGATACAATATCCGCTAAGCTACATTTAATTTTGCAGTGCCGTGAGCGCAACATTCCGCTTATCAGTAGCATGGGGGCGGCGAATAAGCTTGATCCGACACAGTTCCAGGTAGCCGACCTGTTCGATACGTCATACGATCCGATTGCGAAGGTGTTGCGCCGTGAATTGCGGAAGAGAGGCATTCGGAAAGGTGTAAAGGTTGTGTATTCGACAGAAGCACCGATTATGCAACGGGAAGATGTGCTGGAGCAGGTGGTGCAAAATCCAGATTCACCGATTCGTAAAGCGACTCGCCCACCGGCAAGCGTAGCATTCGTGCCATCTGTTGCTGGATTGATCATGACAAGCGTGATTATCCGCGATATGATGGATAAAGCAGGAATTGAAGTGCGTCGCGACGATTAGAACGTGACAGGGTAAGGAGTGAGGGGACTGTGGACTTGTTCTCATATGCCCATGAGGAAGAGAAAGAGCGTGGAGTGAGTCACCGTCAGCCGCTGGCGGATCGAATGCGACCGCGTACACTTGATGAGTTTGCTGGACAAGCACATATCCTTGGAGAAGGAAAGCTCCTGCGCCGGGCGATTGAAGCCGATCAAGTATCCTCGCTTATTTTTTACGGGCCACCCGGTACAGGCAAGACAACGTTAGCACGAATCATTGCACGCACGACAAAAACCGATTTTACCGACCTGAATGCCGTGACTGCTGGGGTCGCGGACATTCGTCGTGTTGTTGAGGAAGCGAAGCAGCGGCGTGATATGTATAACCAGGGAACGACGCTGTTCGTGGATGAAATTCACCGCTTTAACAAGGGGCAGCAGGATGCGCTACTTCCGTATGTGGAAGATGGTACGATCCGGTTGATTGGAGCGACTACAGAAAATCCGTTTTTTGAAGTGAACGCAGCGCTTCTATCGCGCTCCCAGTTGTTTGGTCTGCAGGCGCTGACAGAGGAAGACTTAAGCGATGTTATTGACCGGGTGCTGGTTGATCAAGAGCGCGGATATGGAGAGTTATCCATACAGCTTGACTCGGACGCACGTGAGCATTTGATTCATTATGCGGAAGGGGACAGTCGCCGCCTGCTGAATGCGTTGGAACTTGCCGTGGCAACTACCCCGCGCGATAAAGATGGTGGCATTCGGATTACGCTGGACGTAGCTGTTGATTCCATTCAGCGTCGCGCGGTCCGGTATGACAAAACGGGAGATAATCATTACGATACAATCTCAGCTTATATTAAGTCGATTCGTGGCTCGGACCCGGACGCGGCACTGTACTGGCTGGCGCGTATGATTGATGCTGGAGAAGATCCGCGTTTTATTGCTCGCCGTCTGGTGATCGCGGCGTCCGAAGATGTAGGGAATGGTGATCCACGGGCGTTGCAGGTGGCCATTTCCGCATTTCAGGCGGTAGAGCTGGTTGGGATGCCGGAAGGACGTATTCCACTGGCACAGGCGACGACGTATCTCGCGTCTGCACCGAAAAGCAACGCATCGTACACCGCGATCAATGATGCGTTGCGTACCGTACGGCAGAGCGGTCACGGTTCGGTTCCCTTGCACCTGCGTGACTCCCATTATAAAGGAGCCGAGAAACTTGGGTACGGCAAAGACTACGTATATCCGCATGATTATCCGAATGCGTATGTATCGCAGCAGTATTTGCCGGACGGAGTACGGGCAGACTTCTATAAACCAAAAGAAATTGGTTATGAACGGCATATGAAACAGTATTTACAAACGATTCGCTCGAATACAAAAAACACATAGAAGAGGGGATGTACTTGAAGATTTCAACCAAAGGCCGCTATGGTCTGACGATTATGATGGAACTGGCACGCCGTTATGGGGAAGGCCAGATGTCGCTCAAATCAATCGCCCAGAAGCATGACTTATCCGAGCATTACCTGGAGCAACTCGTTGCGCCGTTGCGTAACGCCGGGCTTGTAAAAAGCATTCGTGGCGCGTACGGTGGCTATATTTTGGCACGTACACCGGAAGAAATTACAGCCGGTGATGTGATCCGGGTGCTCGAAGGTCCGATTAGTCCGGTTGAGTTTGAGGAAGAGGAAGATCCAGCAAAACGTGATTTGTGGATGCGTATCCGAGACAGCATCAGCGACGTGCTGGATACGACCACACTGCAAGATTTGATTTCGTTCAAAGGGAACGACAATCTCGATTCGTATATGTTTTATATTTAAAAGGAGCAGGATGTATGGACATGATTTATCTCGACCATTCGGCTACGACTCCGGTGCATCCAGACGTTGTCGAAGCGATGCTACCACATTACCGGGAGCTGTACGGCAATCCATCAAGCATGCATCGGTTTGGCCAACAGGCACGCTTTGTGCTAGATGAGTCGCGTATGGCGATTGCACGTAGCCTGAATGCTACGCCGGCTGAAACCATCTTTACAGCGGGCGGTACAGAAGCGGATAATATGGCGATTTTTGGTGTGGCGGCGGCACAGGCAGAGAAAGGGAAGCATATTATTACAAGTGCGATTGAGCATCATGCGGTGCTGCATGCATGTGAGCGGCTTGCCCAGCTCGGCTATGAGATTACATATGTGCCAGCTGATTCGTACGGTCGAATCGCCGTAGCTGATGTGGCAGCAGCGATTCGACCGGATACAGTTCTTATTACGATCATGTACGGCAACAATGAGGTGGGCACACTTCAGCCGATTGAGGAAATTGGTCATCTGGCACGGGAGCAGGGCGTGTATTTTCATACGGATGCGGTGCAAGCCTTTGGCATTGAAGCGATTGATGTACGAGCGCTTCCGATTGATCTGCTTTCGGTATCGGCACACAAAATCAACGGACCAAAAGGCATAGGTATGCTCTACGTGAACCGTAATGTAAAGATTGAGCCACATATATATGGGGGCAATCAGGAGAAAAAGCGCCGTGCCGGAACGGAAAATGTGCCAGGCATTGCCGGGTTTGCCCGTGCAGCACAGCTAGCGATGGAGACGCGAGACGTGCGCCGTGCTGATTATGAAGCGTACCGTCGTGCGATGCTTGCGGTCTGGGATGAAGCGGGTATTGCGTACGTGGTGAACGGACATGTAGAAGCGTATATGCCGCATATTTTGAATGTGAGCTTTCCTGGAACGCAAACAGAAGCGATGCTCATGAATCTTGATCTTATGGGTGTCGCAGCGGCCAGTGGTTCGGCCTGCACATCCGGCTCGCTTGAGATCTCTCATGTGCTACGTGCGATGAACTTATCGGAAGAACGACTTACATCCGCGATTCGCTTTAGCTTTGGCTATGGCAATACGGTGGAGCAGGTAGAAGAAGCGGCTCGCCGCATTGTGCGCATTGTACAAAAATAAAGCAGGTAAATTGACGCCGCATTACTCAGGATGCGGCGTTTTCTGCTATGATTTAGACATACAGGCAAGAGGATAACAAGGGGGTAGAAAACGTGAAGAAAACGGCAGAAGACTACAATGATCTTGGACTGCAGGAACTAGCACAGGGGCATTTTGAAGAAGCGCTCTCACTGTTTGAGAAATCAATTCAGACAGATGGAAGTTACGCACATCCGTACTGCAACATCGGCAACATTCTCGCAGCGACCGGACATGAAGATGATGCGGTGCGCTGGTTTACCCGTGCCATTGAACTCAATCCGCAGCTGGAGCTGGCTTATTATGGTCTGGGCAATTCGTATTTTAATATCGGCAATTATGAATCCGCACGTGTATCGTTTGAGAAAGCAAAAGAAAAAGGCATGGATCATCATGATCTTGACTTTATGATTGCGATGTCATACATGCAGGGCGAACAACTGGAAAAAGCGATCGCGTCATTTGAAGCGTGTCTTACTGTACAGCCAGGTGATGTGGAAGCGTACTTTAATAAAGGCATGTCGTATGCCCGCCTTGGTCATATTGAAGAAGCAAAGCAGGACTTCCTTAAGGCAATTGAACTGGCACCGGAGCATGATGACGCACTGTACAATCTTGGGGTAGCGTATGCGTTCCTCGACAACACAGAAGAATCGAAGGCCCAGTTCGAGAAAGCACTTGCCGTCAATCCGAGTCACATTCTGGCCCAGAATGCGCTTGCTGAATTGAATAAGCAGTAGCACTGGAAGATGTGTCCGGGCATAGCTTGCTCTCGTTGTTCCATACTACAAGTACGGAAGGAGATGATCGTCATGCAGCGCGCACGCGACATCATTGGACTTCCTGTTATTGGACGGGAGACGGGCAAAGAGGTGGGCTCTGTCCAGGACCTTCTGTTTAATAAACAGTGGCAGTATATGGGGCTTTTATTGAAAGAAAAAAACTTCTTTCATAAAGGAACTTATGTTCCGGCATCCGCAGTTTTTTCGTTTGGCACAGACTGCATCATGATTGGTGCAGAAGCGATCACGTCATTTGATTCTTCCTCCATGTGGCAGATGCTTCGCACGGGGCGAGCTCCGCTGAAAGGCAAATCGGTTGTGACGGCGTGTGGACGTCATCTTGGATTTGTGGCGGATGTTTATATTGAGCCACATGCGGGCAAAATAGTAGGGTACGAGCTTTCGGATGGTTTTCTGTCCGATATGCTGGATGGCCGCAGGATGATTCGGGACACACAGCGTATCACGCTGGGGGAAGACACTGTTGTTGTAGAGAATATAACAGACGGTGCGCCCCTACATTTGGGAGGATTCAAGTATGATGACGTGCATCAACTGCCAGTCGAAGGACATCGGTAAGATCGGGACAAATCAGTATTACTGTTGGAACTGTTGTATTGAGTTCACGACAGCAGGCAGCAAAGTGTCGTCTGTTTTCCAGGTGGAAGAAGACGGTAGCCTGCATTCGCTGAATGACCTGTTTTGTGATGATTGCCCGCCACCATTTGAAACGAACCTATAAGGAGTGAGTGCCGTGGGTCGTTCTTTATGGATCGGAGTTGCACTACTTGCCGTAGCGATGGGAATGATGCGTCGGAAGCGACGCAGTCGGACATGGCAGATGCTTGGCTATGGACGACGTCTCATGCGTAGCATGGATGTAGCTGGTATGACGAATATGTCGGCTCGTTACTTGAAGCGAGCTGGTCGCCGTGCCATTCGCGCTATGGCGCGGTAGAACACAAAAAGGTGTAGATTCCATGTGGAGTCTACACCTTTTTTATGTTATACGGTAAACCGCAGCACTTTCTCATGTGTCTCGGTAGCAAGGTGAGATAAATTCTCGATAGCGGATGCCATCTCTTCGGCTGAGGTGCTTTGCTGTCCGGCTGCGACCGCAATCTGGGTAAGGCCGCTTGATGTCTCCTGGCTTACATCTGTAATGACACTGATCTGGGTGTGCAGATTTTTGATCAATCCCTGTAGTTCCTGCTGCATGTGCGTAATGTTTTCCATCTCTTCTTTTGTCTGCTCTGTTTTATGCACAATGTCTTCAAGGGCGCTTCCGCCACGGTGTACCATATTAATCTGATGTTTCACTTGCTCTACATTCATTTCCATAGAGCGAACCGTGACGGCTGTCTCACTCTGTACGTGTTCGATTAAATGTACAATCTCCTGTGACGCTTTCCCGGATTCCTCGGCGAGCTTGCGTACTTCATCGGCTACGACAGCAAACCCTTTTCCCTGCTGTCCGGCTCGGGCAGCTTCGATTGCAGCGTTTAAGGCCAGTAGATTCGTCTGGTCGGCAATTCCTGAAATCACGCCCACGATACTTCCGATCTCTTCTGAACGTTTACCAAGTTTTTGAATGGCCTCGGTTGCGAATGTAACGGTTTGGGAGACGATATCTAAATGATTGATTGCGTCGTTTACCGCTTCCATACCATCCACGGCTGCGCGAGTTGTCTGAGCTGCCATAGTAAGAGCTTCTTCGGCCATGGTTGTCGTATGTTCGACTTTTTCCCGTGTTAAATTCATATCGCGATTTACATGCATAATCGCTTCTGTTTGCTCTTCGATGCTTGTAGCGATCTGCTTGACAGTCTGGGCGACCTGTCCAGTGGTGGCTCCGGTTTCCTCTGCAGCCGCCGCCAGTTGCTCGGATGTTGAGGATACATTCTCGGATGATTGTTGCATCGTCTGAATAAGAGAACGCAAGTCTTCTGTCATGTGATTAAAGCCGTCTGCTAGGTGCCCGATCTCATCCTGACGTTTGACAGGAAGCTGCACAGTAAGATCCCCTTCAGCGGCTACGCGGAAGCTTGCTTCCATCTCGGTAATCGGACGTACAAACATCCGGCGCATGAGGAACGAGAGGATGGTGAGCAGCACGAGCAGCGACACAAGGGAGACACTGAGAATAACGAGGCGCATCGTATGAATCGGCGCATATGCTTCTGCGCTTTCCATTGCGACAGCAACGACCCAGCCTGTTCCTTTGACCGGATGGAAGGCCATGAGTTTCTCTATGCCGTTAAATGTATATTCTGACGTTCCTTCTTGTTGCTTGAGCATGGTACGCCCGAAGTCATATTTTGAGAGATCAAGGGTGGCGATGTTTTTCGCGTCTGGATGGGCGAGCACAAGCCCTTTGTTATTGACAAGAAAGGCATAGCCGGTCTTACCCATCTTGATTTCTTTAATATGGCTTCCAAGTACGTCGAGCCGGACTGCTGCGGCCAGAATGCTGCGTCCGCCGTTAATCGGTTCGGCAAAATAGAGCACTGGTGTTCCATCTTCGGTTTTGGTGAGTGGGCTGACGAAACTTTTTTTCGTCTGGGCAACCGTCTCAAGCACCGATGGTTCCGGGAACGTCTTGCCGATCAAATAACCACTTGAGCCGGCGAGAATGGTACCAGTTGGAGAGGCGATGTAGATCGACTCGTACTCTGGTTCGTTGTTTTTTAAGGATGTAAGAAAACGCCCGGCTTCAAATGCGCGGTCAGGTCGGGTATCGACCGCCTGAATTACCGCAAACCGGGCGAGCTGGAACAATGAATTTTGTTTGGCAGCGACTTCTTTCTCTATCAGAATCGCGGCTTCATGTGCAGCCTGGTCCATTCCCTGCAGGGTGGCGGTGCGTAGGGAAGTCGTAGAACTTCGATCAATGAAGAAATATAGGGTAAGAAAGGCACCGGCGAGTGTTAAGGCCAGCATCAGCATCATACGCGTCTGTAGCGTCATCGTTTTTTTCATAGCTTGCTCCTTTAGTAATCCAGAATGGACAGAGAAGGAGATAGCACAGGGATGTCGTCGTCCAATGCAGCATCTAGTGTGTCATACAGATGGAGCACCCGGTCCAGTTTGGAAAAGTGAAGGAGTCTAGACCATGAAGTCTGACCGGTTACGACACGGCTTTCAAATCCCTGGCTGTGGCACTTTTTGCAAAAGGAAAACAGAAGGGCGAGTCCCGTGCTGTCTACACCTGTAAGTTGTGTCGTATCAAGGATGTAGCGCGTGTGGTCGGCTGTAATGGCCGCAAATAATGTTTTTGCGGCAGCTCGCGAGCGGCTGTAATCAATTTCTCCCTCAAGGGTCAGCACCCGAAAGCCTCGAATATCCGTTACCAACATTCGTTCTCTCTCCTTTTTCTAAGGCTTATGTATTGTCTGTTTTTATGATAGCGCAGGAGTTTAGTCCTGATGTTAATGAAATATAAAGATTCAGTTAATATTGTTACATAAAGGAACAAGAGGCTGGACAAACTTGAAAGAATGAATGTAAGGAAGAGATGGAGGAAGCAGGATGGGACGGTTGCTTGTAAGCCGCTGGTTGTATGGAGCGGTCACGGCGCTGCTCATAGTAGGGATTGTTTATTTAGCGGGACAGGTAAGCCCGTTTTTTCTGGCGGTATGTATGGTTGTGAAAAAAGTGCTGACTCCGTTTTTTCTCGGGTTGGTTGTCGCTTATTTGCTTAACCCGGTGGTAACCTTTTTAACGAATCATCATTTTCCACGCGGGCTGGCGATTTTTTTGATTTATACGTTATTTTTGTTATTTGTTGCGTTCGTTATTATTAACGGCGGTCCAGTGATTATGCGGGAATCCCGTGAACTGTCAGGGAAGCTGCCGGAGCTTGTGTTTACATACCGAGAGTGGCTTGGACAGATACAGATTCAGCAGGCAGACTCGCCGTTTCCGCTACACAGCGGTCTGACAGGTGGACTCAGGCGAATAGAGCTTGCGGTGAATAGCTATGTCGCAGGATTGTTTACAGAAGTGGATGACTGGCTGGATCGTCTGCTGCTGGTGATGCTGATTCCGTTTATTGTGTTTTATATGCTTAAGGACATGAAGACGATGCAGCAAGGAACACTGTTGCTCGTTCCACCACGCCATCGATCAACGGCGCGGCGCATTCTGCATGATATTGATTATGCGCTTGGCCAGTACATTCGCGGTCAGCTTATTGTATGTGCGGTAGTTGGAGTGCTAGCATATGTAGGCTATTTCCTGATTGGTCTGCCGTACGCCGGAGTATTTGCGCTGCTTGTCGCAGTGACAAATATAATTCCGTATATCGGCCCATTTTTTGGGGCAGTGCCAGCTATTTTATTTGCGCTGACGATTTCATGGAAGGTGGCATTGTACGCAGTCATTGTAAATTTGATTATTCAAATACTCGAAGGCAATATTGTCTCGCCGTTCATTGTTGGCCGTTCATTGCATCTGCATCCGTTGTTTATTATTCTTGCGGTAACGATTGGCGGGGAGATTGCGGGTCTTGCTGGATTGATTTTTGCAGTTCCGGTCGTTGCTTGTCTGAAAGTTGTGATTGAGCATGTTGTCATTCATACGGTGCGGCGGGAGAAGACAGAAGAGCTGGATTGACAGAGAATCGTAAGGATTTGTATAATAGTTCTTGGTGTAAAAAGCTGAATAATGAAGAAATCGTTGAGGGAACAAGTAGACGCAAGCCCTTGCCCCAGAGAGGGAGCTCCACGGCTGAGAGAGCATCCGGAAGAAGAGGCGTTGAAAGCTGCTCCTGAGAGCGGAACGATTGAAGTTCCGCCGGATGCATACGCATTCGTTATTCCAACAAGGCGACTGCCTGCGTATGTGCGCATGTGGTAAGCAGGGTGGTACCGCGAGAAGATAGCTCTCGTCCCTGAATAGGGATGGGGGCTTTTTTATATTGAAATAATAGATGGAGGGGTTATGTATATGAAACGTTTAAGCTCGGCGGAGATTCGCCAGATGTTTCTTGATTTCTTTCAGAGCAAGGGCCATAAAATTGAGCCAAGTATGCCGTTGATTCCAATTGATGATGCATCTCTCTTGTGGATTAACAGTGGCGTGGCCACATTGAAGAAGTATTTTGACGGGCGCGTGATTCCTGATAATCCGCGTATTACGAATTCACAAAAGTCGATTCGTACGAATGACATTGAGAATGTAGGAAAGACAGCACGTCACCATACATTCTTCGAGATGCTGGGTAACTTCTCAATCGGCGACTATTTTAAGGAAGAAGCGATTACGTGGGCGTGGGAACTCCTCACAAGTCCAGAGTGGATTGCATTCGATCCAGAAAAACTGTCGGTTACGATTCACCCGGAAGATGATGAGGCGTATGAGATCTGGAGCAAGAAGATGGGAGTACCAGATGAGCGTATTGTGCGCTTAGAAGGGAACTTCTGGGATATCGGAGAAGGCCCATGCGGACCGAACAGTGAGATCTTCTTCGACCGTGGCGAAGCATTCGGCAATGACCCGAGTGATCCAGAACTGTATCCAGGCGGCGAGAATGAACGCTACCTCGAAATCTGGAATCTCGTATTCTCTCAGTACAATCATAATCCGGACGGCTCATACACGCCGCTACCGAAGAAAAACATTGATACAGGTGCCGGTCTTGAGCGCCTAGCGTCTGTACTACAAGAAGTAGATAATAACTTCGAGACGGACCTTCTGTTCCCGATCATCGAAGCAACAGCCAGCATTTCCGGCAAAAAATACGGCGAGTCGGAAGAGTTCGACGTAGCCTTCAAAGTAATCGCAGACCATGCACGTACCGTTGTATTCGCAATCGGTGACGGTGCACTGCCATCAAACGAAGGACGTGGGTACGTTATCCGCCGCTTGCTTCGACGTGCGGTTCGCTACGGAAAAGTTCTCGGTATTGAGAAACCGTTCCTTGCAAGCCTAACTCCGGTTGTCGGAGAGATCATGAAGGCATACTATCCGGAAGTGCTTGAGAAGCGTGAGTTCATCGAGCGTGTCATTAAAAACGAAGAAGAACGTTTCCACGAGACACTGAATGAAGGTCTGCACATTTTGGAGCAGATGGTAGAGACAGCGAAAGCGGCAGGTCAGACACAAATTGCTGGTCCAGAAGCATTCAAATTGTATGATACATATGGCTTCCCATTTGATCTCACTGAAGACTTCGCGATGGAAAAAGGCATGACTGTGGATCGTGAAGGCTTCGATGCTGCGATGGAAGAGCAACGTGCTCGTGCCCGTGCAGCTCGCCATGATGAGAACAGCATGCAGGTTCAGGGTGGCGTTCTGGGCGACATTAAAGTAGCGAGTGAGTTCGTTGGCTACACGAATCTCGTAGCGGATGCAAAAGTTGTGGCGCTGATTCATGAAAATGAACAGGTTGACATGGTAAGTGCAGGGGCTGAATGTCAGATCATCCTGGATCGTACCCCATTCTATGCAGAGTCTGGTGGACAAGTAGCGGACAAAGGTACACTTGTAGCAGGTGACACACAGGCACACGTAAAAGATACGCAGAAGGGACCGAATGGCCAGAACGTACATACCGTATTGGTGGAGACCGGCACGCTCAAAATCGGCGATACAGTCGCTGCATATGTCAACCGGGCATCTCGTGCGGATATTGTGAAAAACCATACTGCGACTCACTTATTGCATCAAGCGCTTAAAGACGTACTTGGTACACATGTGAATCAGGCGGGATCTTTAGTATCACCGGAGCGTCTGCGTTTTGACTTCTCTCACTTTGGCGCGGTAACTCAGGAAGAGCTTGAACAAGTTGAAGCAAACGTGAACGAGCAAATCTGGCATAATATTCAGGTTGATATTATGAATAAATCGCTCACAGAAGCAAAAGCTATGGGCGCAATGGCGTTATTTGGCGAGAAATACGGCGATACCGTTCGTGTGGTACAGGTAGGCGACTACAGCCTGGAGCTGTGCGGGGGCTGCCACGTCCATAACACAGCGGAGATCGGGTTGTTCAAGATCGTAAGCGAAGTTGGTATCGGCGCTGGTACAAGACGTATTGAAGCCGTAACGGGTCGCATGGCGTATGAGTATCTGAACAAACAGCTTCAAACGCTCAAATTCGTTGCTGATGAGCTGAAAACAACCGTACCAAATGTTCCACAGCGCATCGAAACACTCAAAGTTGAAATGAAAGACATGGAGCGTGAAAACGAATCGCTGCGTGCGAAGTTGAGCAATCTCGAAGCGGCATCCTTAACCGATCAGGTAGAGGACGTCAACGGTGTTAGCGTCCTTGCTGCAAAAGTAAATGGTGTAGATATGGATAACTTGCGCAGCATGGTAGATGATCTGAAGCAAAAACTTGGTTCTGCTGTTGTTGTGCTTGGTTCTGTGAAAGAGGATAAAGTAAACCTTGTAGCCGGTGTAACAGCTGATCTCGTTGGACGAGGTCTGCATGCGGGCAAAGCGGTCAAAGAAGCGGCTTCACGTTGCGGCGGTGGCGGTGGCGGTCGTCCGGACATGGCGCAGGCTGGCGGTAAAAATCCAGAACAGCTGTCCGACGCACTCGCTTTCGTGAAAAACTGGGTACGCGAACAAATTTAGTTTTGACTAGGACAGGAATTTGGCGAAGCGAAGCGAATTATGAAAGGATAGAGATCCTTTGAAAGAGGTGCTAGCAGTGAGTTCCATGGATCATACAATGAAATTTACATTTAAACCGGACGATGTGGAAGCGGAAGCCCGGAATGTACTGCTCAGCGTGTACGGGGCGCTTGAAGAAAAAGGGTACAACCCGATTAATCAGATTGTTGGCTATCTAATCTCGGGAGACCCGGCGTATATTCCGCGTCATAACAACGCACGTACCATGATTCGTAAGCTAGAGCGTGACGAATTAATCGAGGAGCTTGTCCGTTCGTATCTTCGCCAGCACGGTAGCTAAATTCCACAGGGCTATGTATCCGGCCAGGCCGCCGTTCATGGGGTAGCGAGCCGGAGCAATTATCAGGCAAGAGCAGGAGACACATGTATGCGCAGGATGGGACTCGACGTCGGAGACAAAACAATCGGGGTGGCAGTCAGCGACGAGCTTGGCTTTACTGCCCAGGGAATTGAAACAATCCGGCGT
It contains:
- a CDS encoding AI-2E family transporter, with the translated sequence MGRLLVSRWLYGAVTALLIVGIVYLAGQVSPFFLAVCMVVKKVLTPFFLGLVVAYLLNPVVTFLTNHHFPRGLAIFLIYTLFLLFVAFVIINGGPVIMRESRELSGKLPELVFTYREWLGQIQIQQADSPFPLHSGLTGGLRRIELAVNSYVAGLFTEVDDWLDRLLLVMLIPFIVFYMLKDMKTMQQGTLLLVPPRHRSTARRILHDIDYALGQYIRGQLIVCAVVGVLAYVGYFLIGLPYAGVFALLVAVTNIIPYIGPFFGAVPAILFALTISWKVALYAVIVNLIIQILEGNIVSPFIVGRSLHLHPLFIILAVTIGGEIAGLAGLIFAVPVVACLKVVIEHVVIHTVRREKTEELD
- the alaS gene encoding alanine--tRNA ligase, giving the protein MKRLSSAEIRQMFLDFFQSKGHKIEPSMPLIPIDDASLLWINSGVATLKKYFDGRVIPDNPRITNSQKSIRTNDIENVGKTARHHTFFEMLGNFSIGDYFKEEAITWAWELLTSPEWIAFDPEKLSVTIHPEDDEAYEIWSKKMGVPDERIVRLEGNFWDIGEGPCGPNSEIFFDRGEAFGNDPSDPELYPGGENERYLEIWNLVFSQYNHNPDGSYTPLPKKNIDTGAGLERLASVLQEVDNNFETDLLFPIIEATASISGKKYGESEEFDVAFKVIADHARTVVFAIGDGALPSNEGRGYVIRRLLRRAVRYGKVLGIEKPFLASLTPVVGEIMKAYYPEVLEKREFIERVIKNEEERFHETLNEGLHILEQMVETAKAAGQTQIAGPEAFKLYDTYGFPFDLTEDFAMEKGMTVDREGFDAAMEEQRARARAARHDENSMQVQGGVLGDIKVASEFVGYTNLVADAKVVALIHENEQVDMVSAGAECQIILDRTPFYAESGGQVADKGTLVAGDTQAHVKDTQKGPNGQNVHTVLVETGTLKIGDTVAAYVNRASRADIVKNHTATHLLHQALKDVLGTHVNQAGSLVSPERLRFDFSHFGAVTQEELEQVEANVNEQIWHNIQVDIMNKSLTEAKAMGAMALFGEKYGDTVRVVQVGDYSLELCGGCHVHNTAEIGLFKIVSEVGIGAGTRRIEAVTGRMAYEYLNKQLQTLKFVADELKTTVPNVPQRIETLKVEMKDMERENESLRAKLSNLEAASLTDQVEDVNGVSVLAAKVNGVDMDNLRSMVDDLKQKLGSAVVVLGSVKEDKVNLVAGVTADLVGRGLHAGKAVKEAASRCGGGGGGRPDMAQAGGKNPEQLSDALAFVKNWVREQI
- a CDS encoding STAS domain-containing protein → MLVTDIRGFRVLTLEGEIDYSRSRAAAKTLFAAITADHTRYILDTTQLTGVDSTGLALLFSFCKKCHSQGFESRVVTGQTSWSRLLHFSKLDRVLHLYDTLDAALDDDIPVLSPSLSILDY
- a CDS encoding methyl-accepting chemotaxis protein → MKKTMTLQTRMMLMLALTLAGAFLTLYFFIDRSSTTSLRTATLQGMDQAAHEAAILIEKEVAAKQNSLFQLARFAVIQAVDTRPDRAFEAGRFLTSLKNNEPEYESIYIASPTGTILAGSSGYLIGKTFPEPSVLETVAQTKKSFVSPLTKTEDGTPVLYFAEPINGGRSILAAAVRLDVLGSHIKEIKMGKTGYAFLVNNKGLVLAHPDAKNIATLDLSKYDFGRTMLKQQEGTSEYTFNGIEKLMAFHPVKGTGWVVAVAMESAEAYAPIHTMRLVILSVSLVSLLVLLTILSFLMRRMFVRPITEMEASFRVAAEGDLTVQLPVKRQDEIGHLADGFNHMTEDLRSLIQTMQQSSENVSSTSEQLAAAAEETGATTGQVAQTVKQIATSIEEQTEAIMHVNRDMNLTREKVEHTTTMAEEALTMAAQTTRAAVDGMEAVNDAINHLDIVSQTVTFATEAIQKLGKRSEEIGSIVGVISGIADQTNLLALNAAIEAARAGQQGKGFAVVADEVRKLAEESGKASQEIVHLIEHVQSETAVTVRSMEMNVEQVKHQINMVHRGGSALEDIVHKTEQTKEEMENITHMQQELQGLIKNLHTQISVITDVSQETSSGLTQIAVAAGQQSTSAEEMASAIENLSHLATETHEKVLRFTV
- a CDS encoding IreB family regulatory phosphoprotein, producing MSSMDHTMKFTFKPDDVEAEARNVLLSVYGALEEKGYNPINQIVGYLISGDPAYIPRHNNARTMIRKLERDELIEELVRSYLRQHGS